A genome region from Lytechinus pictus isolate F3 Inbred chromosome 14, Lp3.0, whole genome shotgun sequence includes the following:
- the LOC135156672 gene encoding tripartite motif-containing protein 2-like — protein sequence MADTLKNVISQSTECPVCLSTFTDPKILSCSHTFCKPCLDNLLECHGNYQIRCPVCRAVTQVPDQDVSKIPVNLALKNLIEDMKCHPQICMSCKSDDKSSAAVYCQDCGKYLCTTCLNTHSQWGDFIDHDVIEMSEISSGKVTIRRYRKCRKHPKEDEECFCSNCRRFTCFRCVVMEHKDDVKHQVMEAAAYENIHRESIEDIKSKVGEKQSCFQKYLAFIDEQMKLVGNANKWCIDDINKAYDDAVRQLTERRDILLGEVKEKTEGVEKELEEMKTSAQKYINQLTTIADMVTNKTKIPFDMDTLAAHDTLCEEIREAFDQEDPDYEKPRKSSKKGKNVGFERHVRKDELDLGKIVNVVAKDVELPTKNSMNTMISTPDDRMAVGCCTGGINIFSSDGEFQQTVLKDVVIRAVGFLSDGRCIVIDYANNITLYTPEYIKLNEMFESMGIDEGGFPNLIVGCDDLIYVSYRKAHKILVFSAEGGEAVREIPCRGYTPGQITSYDDSLLVNTVDTLRLIDKEGVVQHTLTKPGSYIRASVSQGNLILVAKVKHDEGLVSIDEYTNELTPIRNLVNDYKIAKPHKRNWYYLQQYRSGEIAFCTPDRLYIFH from the coding sequence ATGGctgacacattaaaaaatgtcatcTCCCAGAGTACGGAGTGTCCTGTATGTCTTTCTACCTTCACTGATCCCAAGATCCTGTCTTGTTCTCACACCTTCTGCAAACCTTGCCTGGACAACCTCTTGGAGTGCCATGGTAATTACCAGATCCGATGCCCCGTCTGTAGAGCTGTAACCCAGGTCCCAGACCAAGATGTCAGCAAAATACCGGTAAATCTTGCTTTGAAGAATCTAATAGAGGACATGAAGTGTCATCCACAGATTTGCATGAGTTGTAAATCCGATGACAAGTCCAGTGCTGCTGTCTACTGCCAAGACTGTGGCAAGTATCTCTGCACCACATGCCTCAACACCCACTCTCAATGGGGTGACTTcattgatcatgacgtcatagaGATGAGTGAGATCTCATCAGGGAAGGTGACGATACGTAGATACCGGAAATGCAGGAAACACCCGAAAGAAGACGAGGAGTGCTTCTGTTCCAACTGTAGGAGATTCACATGCTTCAGGTGTGTTGTCATGGAACATAAAGACGATGTTAAGCACCAGGTCATGGAGGCAGCTGCTTATGAGAACATACACCGGGAGAGCATCGAAGACATAAAATCAAAGGTAGGTGAGAAGCAATCATGCTTCCAGAAGTACTTAGCTTTCATCGATGAACAGATGAAACTTGTTGGCAATGCTAATAAATGGTGTATAGATGATATCAACAAGGCGTACGATGATGCAGTCCGACAGCTGACAGAGAGAAGAGACATCCTGCTTGGAGAAGTCAAGGAAAAGACTGAAGGAGTAGAGAAAGAACTGGAAGAGATGAAGACATCGGCTCAGAAGTACATCAATCAGTTGACGACCATCGCTGACATGGTaaccaacaaaacaaaaataccgTTCGATATGGATACTTTGGCTGCACACGACACTCTGTGTGAGGAGATACGAGAGGCCTTTGATCAAGAGGATCCTGACTACGAGAAGCCCAGGAAATCAAGCAAGAAAGGGAAAAATGTCGGTTTTGAGAGGCACGTTCGAAAGGACGAGCTAGACCTCGGTAAGATTGTTAACGTAGTTGCGAAGGACGTCGAACTGCCTACTAAGAACAGCATGAATACCATGATCAGTACTCCAGATGATAGGATGGCAGTAGGGTGCTGCACAGGTGGCATCAACATCTTCTCTTCTGACGGCGAATTCCAACAGACAGTTCTCAAGGATGTTGTGATTCGTGCAGTAGGGTTCCTCTCTGACGGTCGATGTATTGTGATCGATTATGCGAACAATATCACACTCTACACACCAGAATAcataaaattgaatgaaatgttTGAGTCTATGGGTATAGATGAAGGCGGGTTTCCTAATCTCATTGTTGGTTGTGATGATCTGATCTATGTGAGCTACAGGAAAGCCCATAAGATCCTTGTATTTTCAGCAGAAGGTGGGGAAGCAGTCAGGGAGATACCATGCAGAGGATATACGCCTGGCCAAATCACTAGTTACGATGACTCTCTGCTCGTTAACACAGTGGATACTTTACGATTGATAGACAAAGAAGGTGTTGTACAACATACATTGACCAAACCTGGTAGTTACATTCGTGCTTCTGTATCTCAAGGTAATCTCATTCTGGTAGCCAAGGTGAAGCATGATGAAGGACTGGTGAGTATTGACGAGTATACAAATGAGCTTACACCCATTCGAAACCTTGTTAATGATTACAAGATTGCAAAGCCTCATAAAAGAAATTGGTATTATCTCCAGCAATACCGATCAGGCGAGATCGCTTTCTGCACCCCGGACAGACTCTATATATTCCACTGA